The Gopherus evgoodei ecotype Sinaloan lineage chromosome 4, rGopEvg1_v1.p, whole genome shotgun sequence nucleotide sequence CAGGAACGCTCCATGAGGATGTTGTAACCCTAAAATTTGATGCCTTAAAAATCATGGTCAAGTCTTGCTACCTGTGGAATTTTCTTGGATACTGTATTAATTTATTGACTTTTGTGGATGTTGCTGCTTGTTACAATAAGCCTAGATGGTACTCTTGTCCAACACTTTCTCTCTACATTGTGTATCTGCTCAGGGTTGTTATTCCAGGGTGGGTGCGTAGCAGCACAGATAGAAAGAAAGTTGTCTGCCTTAAAAACATGGGCTACTTCGGTCTGAGCTCAGGGGAACCGCCATTAGCAGTACGGGGAATATGAAACATAGTGGAGCAATTTTGATTCTAGCCTGTAGAGGGCCGTAGTCTTTCTTTCTCACTTACATACACCAAGAGACTCAAacagccccacttccccccaccagGGGGCAGTGCTGGAATTCCTATAAACTCTCAGGCTCACCCACGTCTCTTTCTCTGCCATTGCGTCATGGGAATTTCTGTAAAAAGGGTTTCTTCAACACTCATAAAAGCTCTGTTTTTTCTGAGATAATACGCTTGTGCGGggatctctccccagctctgggaggggagtggggtctggtgggttagagcaggaggtctgggagccaggactcctgggttctctccccagttcgggggagtggggtctagtggttagagcaggagggctgggagccaggactcatgggttctccccccagctctgggaggggagtgggtctggtgggttagagcagggggggctgggagccaggacacacTCATGTCCCCGGCAGCAAACTCCCCACACTTTGAGCTTctattaaaaatactttattaaTAATTACGACACTGTGTTTTCTGGTAAGAACATACCACAGTATGAACTAgagtcgggggtgggggggtcaaaGGCCCCCTCTGCACCTCCATATATATGGGTGGGGGGTCCCCCAGTattgggggagcagaggggactCCTCCTAGCCCCTCTCCATAATGCCTCTattgagagggaggggggagttggggctgatttcccccccccccgagttcagtggggcagggccccttcataggagtgtgtgtgtatgggatcccctcccccctgaccagggcaggagttgggggaagggagacCCCCCAGGAGTttgcagtgagggctggggaggagagtgTGTGAGAGTCAGAAGTTGGAGCAGggagggcagagggttgagggaggcagatgggggagcagaaGGTTTATTGGGGGGATGGTTGGAGCAGGGGTACTTGGGGGCAGGTGCAAGGGGGATTCATGTGGGGGGCAGGGATCATCTGAGGGGCAGATGGAGGACAGGACCTGGGGGTTGACAGGAGCAGGGGATATCTGCGGGGAGGGGGCAGTATCCAGGGTTCCGGGGAGAGACAAGTGGGGGGCAGCGGgatctggggggcagaggggaggatgGAGGCACTCACAGTGGGTACTTGGTGCGGAGAAGCCCGAGCGCCTCATGGCTCCGCATGGCCCAGTCCCGATGCAGCCGGCACACGTGGTACCCGCTCAGCTTAGCCAGGAAGGCGCTGGGGGGTGGGCCACCCAGGCtagaggaaggaggtggggggccTGGCACCCCCAAGGCACCCATGATCCCCTCCAGGTTCCCGGCCAGCCCCCGGCACTGACGGgctgcagcctccagctgccgATGCAGCTCCGAAGCCAAAGGGTtgagctcagcctgctgctgcagcacggaacccaggagtccgggcagGGTGGTGTAGGCCGCGGCGAGGTGCCAGAGCCGCTTTCCGTCGCTGAGCGCCAGCCAGGCCTCGGGGGGGACAGAGGGTGAGGGCAGCCCGGGGACTGCCATGGCTGGGGGTTGGAAATCTGGACTGCTGAATGGTTCCCCTTGGTGACGCACCTGGAATGGAGAGACACTGAGTCAGGATTCCTTGGtactatccccagctctgggaggggaggggggtctagtggttagagcagggaggctgggagccaggactcctgagttctatcagTGGCACTGGGAGGAAGCTTTCTGAAGCATTTGTGCTGTAGGAGCAGCAATGAAGTCCGTAACAAGCTTAATACGTGAATTGCCACCATTAGGTTCAAGAGTTAACAGCTTGGCCCAGCTTCCCGCTCTCAGAGCCATCATGTCAGGCTCTTCGCAGACTCAGGCGATGTCAGGTTTCACTCAGGGTCCCAAAGGGCGTGTCACCACATGGTCCCCCCGGGATTGAAGCCAGGGAATTGGAAAAAAACTCTGTAGACAACTAACAGGGGACAGCGAGACACGTACAGAGAACTCTGAcccttccagcagggggcagcactaCCCCCCTCCCCAATGCTCACATATTCTGCCAGCAGCTGTTCAGAGCAGTGCTTCAGCAGCACCGTCAGGCGGTGTGTTTGCTTGATCTTGGTGGCTACTTCTTGCTGGGAGAGGGACGAGGAAGAGGAGGCGGAAGAGAGCAGGTTGGCTCGATCCACTGGAAGAGGAAGTGAACAAAGAGTTTATTCAACTCATGGCCAGGGCCGCAAGCCTTTGGAGCGAGCTCCTGGGCTCAGAAGCCACCTAGAGAGAAAATTTCATCTTAGGAAATTCCCCCATGGAAAAATActgctgagatgcggccacctctggggtgaggcagctggggaacagccacacaCAACGGTTCCTTCCATCTGCCTGCAGCAAAGAGCCTCCTAGTGCCACACGAGGGCATTGGCACCATCACTGACTGTCCGGGGAGAACACCCCCTGCTGACTCATTCCCCTGCCAGGTGTCAGATGCACCCCACCCCCTATTGTAATCAATGTTTTACCTCCCAGTCAAGCACCAAAGATCCCATTGTCCTGAACCAATGCACCAGAACGGAGCAGCGGCTCCCTTGGAAGGGAGGAAAAGTCacaacagagctggggagagaacccaggagtcctggctcccagcccccccggctctaacccaccagagcCCCTCTGTCTAACCTCCCCCTTCCACTGATCTCTGAGCATGATGGACTTGTGCCAGGCAGCGTCCATGCCCGCCCCCATTCTCAGGTACTAGGTCACATCCCAGCCATCAGCCCCCCGCCAGGATCCCAGCCCAACCAGTAGCTATGGGGACGTCCCAACGGCCCAAGAACCTTGCCAGTCCCAGCCCTGTAGGATGGTGACACGGGCACTGTACTGGGCACCGGCCCAAGCCGGAGGAGGTGCTCAAGGCAGAGAAGAGGACCCCTCTGGAAGTGCCATAGCTTGGGACCCTTCTCCACCTTGGGCGATGCCAAGCTCCTGGGACGAATTGCCAATACTTcgtgggttctctccctggctctgcgaagtctagtggttagagtggggggctggaagcccagactcctgggttctatccccaactcggggagggcagtggggtccagtgggttagaactagggtgaccagatgtaccaattttatagggacagtctcaatttttggg carries:
- the CTF1 gene encoding cardiotrophin-1, which produces MEVLTVDRANLLSSASSSSSLSQQEVATKIKQTHRLTVLLKHCSEQLLAEYVRHQGEPFSSPDFQPPAMAVPGLPSPSVPPEAWLALSDGKRLWHLAAAYTTLPGLLGSVLQQQAELNPLASELHRQLEAAARQCRGLAGNLEGIMGALGVPGPPPPSSSLGGPPPSAFLAKLSGYHVCRLHRDWAMRSHEALGLLRTKYPL